A window from Burkholderiales bacterium encodes these proteins:
- the phoB gene encoding DNA-binding response regulator codes for MSATVLVVEDEPGIQELIAYNLRQAGHLPLRAESAEEAMRIVKNALPDLVLLDWMLPGASGIELARRLRADERTKAIPIIMLTARSEERDKVDALETGADDYITKPFSPREMIARIRAVLRRRAPQMTDDPVTIGGLTLDPATHRVAGDGVPINLGPTEFRLLHYLMTHPERVHSRAQLLDQVWGDHVFVEERTVDVHIRRLRKALEPSGKAGLVQTVRGAGYRFSAS; via the coding sequence ATGAGCGCGACGGTGCTGGTGGTGGAGGACGAGCCGGGGATCCAGGAGCTCATCGCCTATAACTTGCGGCAAGCGGGGCATCTGCCCCTGCGCGCCGAGAGCGCCGAAGAGGCGATGCGCATCGTCAAGAACGCCCTGCCCGACCTGGTGCTCCTCGACTGGATGCTGCCGGGGGCGAGCGGCATCGAGCTAGCACGCCGGCTGCGCGCCGACGAGCGCACCAAGGCCATTCCCATCATCATGCTCACCGCCCGCAGCGAGGAGCGGGACAAGGTGGACGCCCTGGAAACCGGCGCCGACGACTACATCACCAAGCCTTTCTCGCCCCGGGAGATGATCGCCCGGATCCGGGCCGTGCTGCGCCGGCGGGCGCCCCAGATGACGGACGACCCGGTGACCATTGGGGGGCTCACCCTGGATCCCGCCACCCATCGGGTCGCCGGCGACGGCGTTCCCATCAACCTGGGACCCACCGAGTTCCGGCTCCTGCACTACCTCATGACCCACCCGGAGCGGGTCCATTCCCGGGCCCAGCTCCTGGACCAGGTGTGGGGGGACCACGTGTTCGTGGAGGAGCGCACCGTGGACGTGCACATCCGCCGCCTGCGCAAGGCCTTGGAGCCGTCCGGCAAGGCGGGTCTCGTTCAGACCGTCCGCGGCGCGGGCTACCGGTTTTCCGCGTCCTGA